GTTTCTTCTGTTTTGAAAGAACTTAAAAAATAATGCTGCAACATTTCCGCCGTTGCTTCATCCAGTTGCAGTGCATCTTTAGAAATATTAAGATCTTCACCGTTTATTTTGTTACCTACTTTGTGAACTATGATTTTCATTGATTTATATTTTATTGTTAGAATTATGCTTTGCTATCAAATTCCGGTAGCCTTTCTTTTACTTTTTTATAAAGTTCATCAACTGGAACCATTTCGCGCCCTGAATAATCCTGAAATGAACACGCAGTTTTTAACAATTTCCCATCAAAAAAGCCGAATTGAGTAGCACGAAGTACAGCAAGCATTTTAGATAAAGATCTATCACATATATCGCTGAATAAAATATAAATATCAGTTCCATAAATACCCAAAGTATCAAGAAACAAAACTGAACCTAAACCACCCATTGCATTAGGATCTATCGTCCCGCCTTTAGTTAGAATTTCCATAATTGCACCCATCGCACCTGGGTTTCCTTCTGACATTTTTACGACAACATCCATTGTGTTATCTGTTAATTGTATTTTTGACATAATTTTATTTGAATTTAGATTTAACGATATTTTGAAGAGCAAAAATAATTTTCGATACTTCGGTACTGCTCATTTCTTTTAATGGCTTTTTTACCGGTGATCTGTCCGATTTAAGCCAACCACCAAGCCGATGGAGATCTACAAACTGCGGATTTTCTTCGTTTACCCATCCAAGAGTATGGCAGATACTTAAAACGTTCTTGTGTTGATTGTTTCTTTTGTCAAAAAACCCCCACGAACTGTGATCCATTGTTTTTCCTGTGTTGAAAAAGTGGATCAATTCACTTGCTTGTAACTGGTTTAGATCTTTAATTGAGGTTATTTCACAACCCATCATTTCGGATAATGCTTCCAGTCTTTCTTCTCTGTCTCTGAATTTCCCGCTGCAAATAGTTTGCAGCTGGGAAATCTGTTGTTTGGTGATTGTCATACCTATGATTTTGGTAGTAAAAATGTTAGATCTGTATCTTTCGGAAGGTCCACACTTGTCATTGAAAGCGGGATGCTTCTTTCAATACCGGTTCCATCGGTGTAGTAGGCTTCAATAAACCACTTTGATAACTTTGGTTTGTATTCAGCCTGGATGATCTCTACACCTTTTTGAAAATCTGTTCCCGGAAAATCCTTGTCGGCGATCTGTTTAAGTTCTAAAACTTTTTTACTGTCAAGATCTCCTTTGCCATTTCGCTGTAACAACTTCATTACGGCTCCAAGTATTTTTTTTGAATTATCATCTTTACCCAAACTTTCCAGGAATTTATGAACCATTGCAATTCCGTATGAAGCGTTTTCGCCGTAGCCATCTGTAATCCTATAACCAAGTTTAATGCTTTCTTTTCCAACGGTGATCGTGTGGCTTTGCTGGTTGTTTTTAACGCCGATCGTTTCGATCTTCATTTTCAGATAGGTTTCAAAATCGCTGAAAACTTTGGCTTTGGCTTTTTCCAGGTTTTCGGATGCTTCGCGCAAAATCTGCATAGATCCGGGAAGGGTTTCTGCTGCGAGATCGTCCAGGGCTTTCAGATCGTTTGCCCGTTTTTCCTTTTCGGATATTGCAATCTGTTTTAAATCGTCAGCGATCTTTTTTCGTTGTTCCGGTGATAATGTTTTGATATCTATTGTTGTCATGATATTTTTTAAATTAAGTTTATTATTAAAATCTTCGGTGAAACGGTCTAATCAATGGCATATCAGGAAAGTGACCAGGCACAAAAACTGGATGTGTACGGTAATGACTTAATGAAGGTAGTTTTTCGATTTTTACTACCAATTCGCCATCTACAGTCGTTAAGTTTATATTAAACTTTTTAGGGTTAAATTCTGAAAGCAAGTGACGAAAATCAGTATCATTAATATTTCTGTCTCGTAAAGTGGCTTCAACATTGCCCCCGATATGTATTGTTACTTTTCTAAACAAACTAAGATCTTCTAATTTTCTAAGGATTTTTTGATTTTTCATAACGCGTTATTTTTTATAATTAATTGTTTTTGTTGGTTTTCCCGGAACTTAATTTCTTTGATAAGTTCGTCTGCTATTGTATCGTCGCTGCAACTTTCTAATTGCTCTTTAAGATCTGCGATGATATCATTCAGCTGTTGTTCCGTCGGTTGCTGGTTGTTCTGTAGATTCATTGGGAATATTTGCTAATTTTTCTTCTAAAACGTCTAAAAAAGCGTTCATCCTGTCTTCTGAACCATTCATATACTCCATAAAAAGTTCAGAAGTAGTTCTATCATGGGAATTTTTAACGGCAGTGATCTGATCTGTTGACCTTACAATAATAATTGCCGGAAGTTTAGCTGTACTAAGTTCATTCATGATGGCCATTAATCGGCCTTGTAGTTCTGTTGTCATGTTAAAATATTTGTTAAAATCAATTGTTTTTAATTTGGTTGTTTATCCTTTCTGATTCGGCAGCTTTCTTACCAGCTGCAAAGGCTTTGTTATACTCTTCTTTCAGAACAGAATCTATATAATCCTGTGCGCTTTTATGCGCTTTGATCATTTTAGATATAGTGTTTTCGCCTTCTATACTAATTTTTTTGATGATTTCATCAAGCATTTTTTCTCCTGTCATGATATTTAGTTTAAATGAAATTGTAGATCTCTGTTCTGCTTTGTGTCTTTCAGAATAGAAGCCGGATAATAGTTTTCCAGTTCGTTCCCGTACTCGCAAATAATACCGTGATAGATCTTTTGACTGTCAGGAATATTATTGGAAATATAACCGCCGTATTCTCTTACAAATTTGTTTTCAACCAGGATGCTCCATTGAGTTTTATAGTAGTTGAAAAGAGCGGCGCTATTTATCAGATCCCGATCTTTGTAGAAAAATTTATCGGCCATTACTTCACACCAGGTGACGAAAAATCTATGAATTAAGTTATCATATCCCCACTCATTGTAACCGATAGCGTTCATGGTAGGCTGTCTGTTTGCGTTATTTGTTGTCATATTGTGATTGTTTTTAATTAATAATATTGGATCCGTGCAGGATCATTGCTTTTTCCTGGTCTACTACGAATTGACCGCCCTTCGTACGGCCGCCAACCGTTGCTACCAATCCCTGAACCCGAACTATTCGATCTGCAAGCCTTTTGATCATTTTGGCGGTTGCTGTGTATGGTTCCCCACGGTCCTCATGAGCAATGAAAATGAAAAGTTTATCCGGGTTGTCCTTCATAAGGCTTTGTAAACCGCCATTTTTAAGCTCTTCTACATAAACCGTCACATTATCTATAAAAATGATCTTCGGTGCATATCTGCGTTTTAAATGAGCTTTAAGATCTTCCAGGGTTACATATCCATAGGCTTGGAAATTTTTGTTTTTTTCGTCCAAATTGGCCCGTTTACAAACATCCTGGAACGATAGTCCTAAACCCTCTTCGGCAGATATGTATAAAATCTTTTCAGACAGGCTTAAAAATTGAGCTAACAGAATAGAAAACCACGTTTTTCCGTTTTTCTCTTCACCGTAGATGATCCACATCTTTCCGTTTCGTTCCGGTTTTCCGAATATATCCAGCCAAATACCTGTAAGGACTAAAATTTTCAGGGTTCTATCTAAGATATTTTTAACTGTGTATGTTCTCATTAAGCGCTGATTTTAAGAAGAGTATCAAGATGCCTTAAAGTGGCTTCTTTTTTCATACATTGGTTTACAAGAGTTTCAACCGGCTGGGATCCTTTATGGTTTGCCGATGCTACTTGCGTTAATAACTCATATCTAAAGGCTTTTTTATCATCTACACCGTTCGGAGTAAGTTTGATAAATTCGTCAGAAAAACGGCTGAATATTTCGGCATAACCAACCTTTCTGCTGTTAATTCCTTTTTCAATTTTGGCACGAAGCCCGTCAGCTCCAACCATATACCAACCACAATAACCGTCCGTAGCGTTCCAAAGTTCCTTTAATTCCAAAAATGCGGGATATTCAAGGTCTCCGGCTTCGTCAACTACGATAACCGGCTGATGTAACAGGTTTAAATAATATTTCAGGTTTTCTTTTACATCTACATACTTGCCTTTATTATCCAAACCGATGGTTTTTGCCAGTAATCGGATAAATTGTTGTTTGGTTTTGGCCTGCGAACAGTCAATGTAAAAAGCATTTTTAAGCGTTTTAACGATGTTTTTTGAACAGAAAGTTTTCCCGATACCACAATCATCAACCAATATCATTGAGCGGCTGAATGCCTGGCAAAAACTAATACTTTGTTCAATTTCGTTATAAACCTGCGTTCTTACGATTTTCCAATCAATATCACGGATGTTGATATTTAATTGTCTGCCTATTTGAAGCCATTGGCTGTCAGAAATTATTTTTTCTATTTCACCTTTGTTCAATCGGCTGTAAACTGCACCGTTTATGTTATAAATTTTAGCGTATTGAGCATCCGTACCACCGAAGTTTTTACGGGCTTCTAATAATGCTTGTCTTACTTGTTGTTTATATGCTAAAGTTAATTCCATGAGATAAATTTTTATTATTTGAAAAATGCGTTTTGCCAGCTCACATTCGGCGTATGCGTTTTGAAATCCTCTTCCGGCGTTTCGATCGTTTCAACTTTTCCAGGTTCAGAAGGTGCAAAACGTTTGATGTTCATTCCAGGAACATAAAAACCGTTTTTTGGTTCCGGCTTCGGCTGTCGAATGATGTTGATATTCTGTAAGGACTTTTCTTGTCGTTTTATAAATCCTTCAACAGTTGCAACGTACATGCTTTGAATTTCTCGCGCTTTTTCGTCAGCTTCCGTGCGTTCAATAACCGCTCTATTATATTTCGGCATTTCCTGAACTTCGCAGATAAACCGGTTTTCGTAAAATGCAAGAGCTTTTAAAACATTTCCCTGGTTATCGTCAAGCCAATAAACGTCGATGTCTTTTCCTTCGATAATTTTCATCGTGTTGATCAGATCTTCACCTAAACTGATTTTACCATTATCTGCGATTGCTCGTGCTTTACCTTGTAGCTGTATATATCCTTTGTGACAGGATGTTTTTTGAGGATATCCTAAACTTGGTAAAATTGCTTTCCAGTTAGTTGGCTTCAATTCCGGGTGCTGCATTTCTAAAAAGTATTCCCATCTTGTTTTTGAAGGATCAACCGAATGCGGGGCATTGTTCCAGTCGTAGATATCAGTTATACACTCTTCGATAATTCTTTCATACGGTAACATTGGCACTTCTGCACTTCCTTTTTGGTTCGATTCGCTCAATGCGTGCGGTCTTGCCAGCCATCCTTCACGTTCTTTTTCAGATCCGTATCGTAGAGATCCGAAATACCTTTCAATTCTTTTACCTCTTGCGTTATTGGCCTCAATTCTTACATTTTGGAACATATAACCCTCTTGTAAAAATGACTTTGTAAAACTGCTGTTTAAAGCGCTTTCCGCTTCCAGTCCGTCAGGAATATTGATACCCCATTCTGTGTAATTGCGGACCATTTGTCTGTAAAAATCCAAGATGATCCCTTCTTTTGATTTACCATACACGAAAACGGTAAAACATTCACTACCAAGATCAATCCCGTTGTAAAACCAAACCCTGTTACCGGTTAAATCTTTGAAAGGTGGGTTTCTGTCGTCAATAGAAATTAAAGAACCTGCAAACTTTGGTCTTTCCAGTTGGTGATAAGGTTTGAAAGCATTCATATACTTTTGTCTGTCACCGGATCTCACTTTGTAAGTAGCTGCTTTGTTTTCCCATTTCGTCAAATAGTTTGTTACAGTACTTTCGGATAACTTTGGAAAGTCCTTTGGTGCATACTCTTCGCCTGTATCTTCGTTGTAAACCGTTACATATCCATTCAGGAAAGCTTCATAAGATCTATGGATCTCTGTGGCTGTCGGTTTGTGAGATTGTGTTTTGAACAAACCATTTAAAATCATTAACGTTTGATCGTCTACCTTTCTCGGATTTTGCTTTCTTTTCCCTTCAACATCTTTGATGATGGAAATAAAATTGAAAGGCCAATCGGTTCCATTAAAATTAAACGGTATTTCAAATTCATTTAAAGTCTCTTTAAACCTTGTCGGATGCGTAGGCAGGTTATGGGTTGGAAGTTCCTTTTTCTCTAAATAAGCATTAAAACTGTTGCTTTCTTCACATAAAAATGTGTTAATTCCTTTTAAAGACATACCAAGTTTAATCCTTTCGGTCTGATGCTTTTCTTTTAATCCCAAAACGCTAATCAAAATGGAAGCATTAGTAATATATCTTTGTTGTTCTTCGGGCTTCAAATACGAGCCGTCAGGGCGTTTAAAAGAGGCGTAAAATTCCACTGCAACTGATTCTGTTTTGTAGAAATACAATAGATTATGTTCTAACTTTCTCGGATCCCCTAAATAATCTTGGATATGTGTAGGAAGCGAATCAAAATCAATTATCAGTTCTTTATTTTTACCGCCCCCGCGTTGTAGGCTTTTTACACCATACGGTTTATTGCGGTTTCGGCTTACTTCTACAGATAAACACGCCTGATTTTTCCAGAATTTTGGAACCAATTCACCAACCAATACAGCGACTACGTTTGTATTATTCCAAAAATGTGGCATAGTCAAACTATTGAGTTATTAACTTCTTTTTTGGTGATCCAGGTAAACAGACCACCGAACAAATAATGTGTAGTTCGGATTTCTAAGGTTTTCCCATCAAGGGAATAGAACCAGTTTTTTGAAGTTTGATAAATTGATTTCATGACTGTTTGTTTTGAATGTTTAGAAATTTGGTAATAGTGTCCTGTACAACTTTGTTGATGTCGGCTTCTAATTTTTTATAATCCGACTTGATAAGATCCGGCGTAATACCGTCTACATTTCCTGATACAGATTGTCTTATATAGTATGAGGACAAACCGTATTTTAAAACCAAACCATCAATAGCATACTGATTGTATTTGGTCGGATTTTTTTTTGTTACTTTGTTCATTGCTTCGTTTGTTTTGAATTACGAAACAAAGAAAGGAAATATTTTCCTATTGTGAAACATTTTTAGGAACTATTTTCCATTTTTTAAATATTTACCATGACATTAGGACAAAGAATCAGAGAAGCCAGGGAGTTTAAAGGCTTTAAACAGAAGGATTTCGCAGTTATTTTAGAAATTGATCAAAGCCATTATAGCAAGATCGAACGTGATAAGGTTATGCCTACAATTTTGCAGATAACAGACATCAGCAAGAGACTTGATTGTTCTTTAGATTGGCTGATATTAGGTAAAGAAGTGCAGACAGAAAGCGTTTTGCATGATGTAGTTATCCAGGATGATTATAAAGACAGGTACGAACTTGCGATGGAAAATATTAAACTATTAAAGGAAAACAAAGCGTATATGGAAGCTGAAATAGAATCACTAAAAAGCAAAAACCGATCGTTTGAAAGACATAATATTAATGCTCCTGAATCTAAATCTAAACTGAAATAAGGTTCCTACACACATGTTTTTTATTTTATTATTCTATATAAAAATTGTAAATTACTGAAAATAAACCACTTAAATACTTATTTATTTTTAACCAATATTAAATTAAGCTATTTTTGAAGCCGTTTTAATGTTATTTTTTACCCTATTTTTTCATTTACTCGTTTTACACAATGTTTTTTTAGCTATAATTTGTTAATGCAAGTGTTAATCCAAACGTTAATCCAAAGGAATTTACTTCCTTTTTATTTAGGAATTTTATTCCTTTTTATTTTAGATAAACCATGACGATAATCTTTCATTTTCAAAGCACAAATAAGCCCCAAAAACGGCGTTTCAGGGCAATATAGTGTAGTATATATGTTATTTATGGAAGTATAATTTAAAACGAATTGAAAACCGGTTTAAATCGACTTTAAAAATTGTAGCAAAATGGTAGTAAACAGCAATAAATTTACATTTTGATTCAGCCTTTTTTTAGGGCTTTTTTTGGTCCAAATCCTTTATTTTAGGGCTTTTTCGGGCTTTTTTATAATGATATTATCTTTTACAATTAGTTTTAACCCCTATAATTGTATAAAATTATTTATTTAATTTAAATTTTCAATAAGAATTGCTGAAGCTCCACCGCCACCATTACAGATCGCTGCAATACCATACCGTCCACCTTTCTGCTGTAATACATTCACCAAAGTGGCCATAATTCGTGCTCCTGAGGCTCCGATTGGATGTCCCATTGCCACAGCTCCCCCATATACATTAACCTTATCCAAATCATATCCCAGAATCTGCTGATTGGATAAAATTACAGAAGAATAAGCTTCATTGATTTCAAAATAATCAATATCAGACAGGCTAAGTCCTGCACTTTTCAAAACTTTTTGAATGGCAACAGATGGAGAAGTGGTAAACCACTCCGGGGACTGAGCAGCATCAGCATACGCTATAATCTTAGCTAATGGCTTAAGATGATACCCTTGTACAGCCTCAGAGGAACCAAGTAATATTGCGGCTGCACCATCATTGAGATTGCTTGAATTGGCAGCCGTGAGCATCCCGTCATTTTCAAAAACAGGTTTCAACAAGGATATTTTCTCGGGAATCAGTTTATCAATATCTTCATCTCTTTCTACGATTGTAATTCCTTTCTTTCCTTCAATGGTGATGTTAAATAATTCCGCTTTGAATTTATTTCCTGATGCTGCTTCCTGGGCTCTTTTATAAGAGCTTAGCGCATAGTCATCCAGTTGTTGTCTTGTT
This Chryseobacterium sp. G0162 DNA region includes the following protein-coding sequences:
- a CDS encoding DUF3164 family protein, with protein sequence MTTIDIKTLSPEQRKKIADDLKQIAISEKEKRANDLKALDDLAAETLPGSMQILREASENLEKAKAKVFSDFETYLKMKIETIGVKNNQQSHTITVGKESIKLGYRITDGYGENASYGIAMVHKFLESLGKDDNSKKILGAVMKLLQRNGKGDLDSKKVLELKQIADKDFPGTDFQKGVEIIQAEYKPKLSKWFIEAYYTDGTGIERSIPLSMTSVDLPKDTDLTFLLPKS
- a CDS encoding ATP-binding protein, which gives rise to MRTYTVKNILDRTLKILVLTGIWLDIFGKPERNGKMWIIYGEEKNGKTWFSILLAQFLSLSEKILYISAEEGLGLSFQDVCKRANLDEKNKNFQAYGYVTLEDLKAHLKRRYAPKIIFIDNVTVYVEELKNGGLQSLMKDNPDKLFIFIAHEDRGEPYTATAKMIKRLADRIVRVQGLVATVGGRTKGGQFVVDQEKAMILHGSNIIN
- a CDS encoding ATP-binding protein — protein: MELTLAYKQQVRQALLEARKNFGGTDAQYAKIYNINGAVYSRLNKGEIEKIISDSQWLQIGRQLNINIRDIDWKIVRTQVYNEIEQSISFCQAFSRSMILVDDCGIGKTFCSKNIVKTLKNAFYIDCSQAKTKQQFIRLLAKTIGLDNKGKYVDVKENLKYYLNLLHQPVIVVDEAGDLEYPAFLELKELWNATDGYCGWYMVGADGLRAKIEKGINSRKVGYAEIFSRFSDEFIKLTPNGVDDKKAFRYELLTQVASANHKGSQPVETLVNQCMKKEATLRHLDTLLKISA
- a CDS encoding helix-turn-helix domain-containing protein, which translates into the protein MTLGQRIREAREFKGFKQKDFAVILEIDQSHYSKIERDKVMPTILQITDISKRLDCSLDWLILGKEVQTESVLHDVVIQDDYKDRYELAMENIKLLKENKAYMEAEIESLKSKNRSFERHNINAPESKSKLK
- a CDS encoding acetyl-CoA C-acyltransferase, coding for MKEAFIIAAKRTPIGGFMGSLSGFTAPQLGAMAIQHTYESVGVSPKNIDSIYMGNVLSAGVGQSPARQSAIFSKIPVDKDATTVNKVCASGMKAAIIGAQQIQLGLESLVMTGGMESMSNVPHYNYLRKGHKLGDTALTDGLIKDGLWDVYHNFHMGSAAELGVKKYGLTRQQLDDYALSSYKRAQEAASGNKFKAELFNITIEGKKGITIVERDEDIDKLIPEKISLLKPVFENDGMLTAANSSNLNDGAAAILLGSSEAVQGYHLKPLAKIIAYADAAQSPEWFTTSPSVAIQKVLKSAGLSLSDIDYFEINEAYSSVILSNQQILGYDLDKVNVYGGAVAMGHPIGASGARIMATLVNVLQQKGGRYGIAAICNGGGGASAILIENLN